GTGATTCGTATCAGTGAGATGGAGGAGTTGGAGTATGAAATTGCTGAAACAATTTGTCAACTTGAGAAAATCTTCCCTCTATCGTTCTTTAATATAATGCTTCATTTACCAATCCATCTTGCACATGAAGCAAGGTTGGCTGGCCCAGTACAATACCGAAACATGTTTCCCATAGAGAggtaagttttttaaaaaattgctATCTTAACCCATATTAGTGCATAGGTACTTCTGATTGACACTTGCTAACATGTATAGGTACTGGATGAGGCTGAAATCATATGTCCGTGCTAAGAGCCATCCAGAGGGTTCAATTacagaaaattatatttttgatGAAAGTCTTACCTTTTGTTCCCGTTATTTACATGGTTGTTCAACTCGTTTTAATCATCGAGGACGACATGACGATGGGACTTGCCAGACCATAAATAAAAAGTCTTACTTAAGTAAGATGGGTCGGCATTTACTTGGAAAACGTTATAGCTCCTTGGATTATAACTCATGGATTCAAGCCCATAGATATGTGCTATTCAACTTTGACCAAATTGGCCCCTACCTTCAGTAAGCTCTACACTATATATTAATTTCATATGTTCGAATATTTATGTGTTGTGTTTCTAATatgcatttgtactaattggCATGCTATGTAGAAAGCATCGTGAGTATATTTTATCAACTGGAATTCAAAGAACAACAGATATTGCCCGTGTGCATCATGAGACATTTCATGATTGGTTTAGGACACATGTAAGCGATATTGTCACCAAAGTTACTTTCTAGCCATTTGATAGCTTGCATAGCATTGATTTTCCATCTTAACAACAGGTTCAGGATGTAGTGGCCAAAGGAGAAAACCCATCAGAAGAAATTCAGATTTTGGCGAAAGGCCCTGATATGCATGTTATAACATACAACAGCTATCTTATAAATGGATATAACTTCCGCACAAAATCTTGTGATGAAGGGAAATCAACTCAAAGTAGTGGGCTAGTTGTTTTTGCTGAGACTTCAAGTTTCTCTAGTGTGAAAGACATAAATCCTGTCATTGGCAAAGTGCCATACTATGGCAGCATCACTGACATAATTGAGTTAAATTATAGTGGGACAGGTCAGGTAGTTCTATTCAAGTGTGATTGGATTAAGCTGTCTCGTGGCAAAGGTGTTAAGAAAGATAAATATGGGGTTACACTTGTGAATTTTAACCACTTGTCTAATAATACCAATAGTTTAGTCGATGAACCTTTTATCCTAGCATCACAAGCTACACAGGTGTATTATGTTCGAGATCCTATAGATCAAGATTGGTATGCTGTTCGCGAATCAAAACCAAGGGACTTCTATGACATGGGTATTCTTGAATGTGAAAGTGAGGAGGATGTATATCAGCAAAAAGACCAAGTTGATGTGATGAACAATACTGTCAACATTGATGTTGATTGTGGCAATGATTATCTCACTAGAAATGATATAAATGGAACAACTATTGATTTGGCTGCTGTCTCTCAACGGTATGGTTGTGCTCTTTATGTAACATGGTCCAACATTACTTTGTATTGAGGTTGCTTTGTCATCACTGTTTTAGTTTTGAATCATATAGGTCTTATATCTTATAGCCATAATTTCTGGTATTGTAGGGGAAATAATGGCAAAAGAAAGAGTAAGTGGAGGAAGGGTAGAAATAAATAAGTATGAGCTTCAGCGCATGATGCAAATAGAAAGAAACAATGAAGTCCTTGTGCAACACCTACCACACCTAGCAGAGAAGTTCAAAATGAATGCCTAAAAGACAAGACAAATTACTTCAAATGTGCCAAGCAAATCTGTTGATTTTCAATGTCATGATGCCTACTTCAGTGAGGAAGATGTACAAGACCAATTATATGAAGAAAATGATCTAAGAGAATTGAGCGAAGCGGATGATATGGATCAATCCTTTGAAGCTAACATGGATTCATATGATGGAAGTAAGTGATTCTATCTTATTTCCTGAATTTATTCTGCATGTGCATTTTGGATAACTGTTGCAATATATTTTTAGGTCATTCTGATGCTGATATCGAAGAAACTACAGAGCCAAAAAGAGGTAGAGGTATCACAACGATGGAAACATTCTGGCCAATTGTAGAAAATGTAAAACTGAAAGTTGACTACAATGAGCATTTTCAACCAGTTGGTCCCTATGCATCAAAGTTAGCAAATGTGATTGGCAATCTTGCCAAAGGTAAAGTCCTATCACTTGCTTATGAAGATTGGACTGATGTGCCTAACAAGGATGATGTCTGGGATAACGTGAAGGTACAATCCTCTTCTTTTTATTCAACATTATAAGTGTTTCATAAATATTAGTATTTTACAAGAAGTTTTGCTCTGAAACTTATTGTATACTCTACTTTCAGAGGTATTTTGACTTGGATGAATGCTTAAAGGAATATGTCATGAGATCAGCTCACAAGAAATGGAAAGACTTCAAAAATAGGCTGAAAGCTAAGTATTTTGACCCTGAGAAGACTAATAAAGAACTTTGGAAAAAACATGATTCAAGAATATCACTAAAAGTCTGGAAGTGGCTTGTTTGTTTTTGGAGAAGTGAGAAAGGCAAAGTAAGTGCCATAGTTCAAATGTTCTGTATTCTTTTCTTGATTTGCAAAACATATTGACATACATTGCATATATGCAATTAGGCCCGCAGCAATCGTGGAAAAGCAAATCGTGCAAAAATGGTTGCAGTACACACCATTGGAACTAGGAGCTTAGCAAATGTTCGTCATGATATGGTTAGGCTAAGAAATTTTATTGATCTatccatttatttttcttccattGAACTAATACCTTCTGCAATTACATGACCacaggagaaaagaaaaggtcgAAAAGTTAGTCGAGCAGAAGTTTTCAAAGTTGCATACACCCGTAAAGATGGTAGACCACAACCAGCTCATGAAGTAACAATTGTaagtaaaatttattaaatgccAAATTGCATCTCTTTTTGAAATTAACCATGTCTTCACTAATGCAGGCTAAAATTGATGAGAAACTCACCGAGGAGCCAGAATTTGTGGACAAACCCATAGAAGAAGGAGACTATCTTTCAAACTTGCTTGGTAAGGAAAACAGAGGTAGAGTGATTGGAATAGGTATGGGTCCCACTCCTGCAAGTCTTGGTTTGCCAGGAACTAAATCAACAGCAAGAACAATCTTACAGTTGGAGAGAGAAGCAAGACATAGAGCAGAAGAAGAAGTCCGCGCTTTAAAATAAGGGATGCAACAACTGGAAGAAAGAATGGAAGAACGAATGGAGAGATGACTTGCAGAGAAAATGGCAGAATTTAAAGCTATGAAGCATACTTCTCCTGAACAAAGGTATTCCTTGAACAAGCCAACTGAGGAGCACTCATGCTCATCCACCTCAAACAATGTAAAAGATCATAGTTCATTTTGCATAACCTCAATTTTACTGGTATTATTATTCAGGAACTATAAGCTTCTATCTTTTTTCCTTGATTTTAGATACAACCAAGAATTGTTGAAGCATTGCAACTAAATCAAAAGAGGCCTGCTATGAAGGTAACTTGGATGACATTTACTTTTCTCCATATTTTTCAACTCAATGTGCTAGTCTAGTTTCATctaatggtttttttttcctttgttgaaTACAGATACAACCAAGAATT
Above is a window of Oryza sativa Japonica Group chromosome 10, ASM3414082v1 DNA encoding:
- the LOC136353543 gene encoding uncharacterized protein — encoded protein: MDSYDGSHSDADIEETTEPKRGRGITTMETFWPIVENVKLKVDYNEHFQPVGPYASKLANVIGNLAKGKVLSLAYEDWTDVPNKDDVWDNVKRYFDLDECLKEYVMRSAHKKWKDFKNRLKAKYFDPEKTNKELWKKHDSRISLKVWKWLVCFWRSEKGKARSNRGKANRAKMVAVHTIGTRSLANVRHDMEKRKGRKVSRAEVFKVAYTRKDGRPQPAHEVTIAKIDEKLTEEPEFVDKPIEEGDYLSNLLGKENRGRVIGIGMGPTPASLGLPGTKSTARTILQLEREARHRAEEEVRALK
- the LOC136351082 gene encoding uncharacterized protein isoform X2; translated protein: MFSPVIRISEMEELEYEIAETICQLEKIFPLSFFNIMLHLPIHLAHEARLAGPVQYRNMFPIERYWMRLKSYVRAKSHPEGSITENYIFDESLTFCSRYLHGCSTRFNHRGRHDDGTCQTINKKSYLSKMGRHLLGKRYSSLDYNSWIQAHRYVLFNFDQIGPYLQKHREYILSTGIQRTTDIARVHHETFHDWFRTHVQDVVAKGENPSEEIQILAKGPDMHVITYNSYLINGYNFRTKSCDEGKSTQSSGLVVFAETSSFSSVKDINPVIGKVPYYGSITDIIELNYSGTGQVVLFKCDWIKLSRGKGVKKDKYGVTLVNFNHLSNNTNSLVDEPFILASQATQVYYVRDPIDQDWYAVRESKPRDFYDMGILECESEEDVYQQKDQVDVMNNTVNIDVDCGNDYLTRNDINGTTIDLAAVSQRGNNGKRKSKWRKGRNK